One genomic window of Bradyrhizobium sp. CCGE-LA001 includes the following:
- a CDS encoding DUF2336 domain-containing protein has translation MDGAKTLLQDLDDAIARGTDESRARALWHATDILITGRYSDDEISMFGDVIGRLADEIEVAARAQLSEVMSACDHAPLNVIEKLALDDEIAVAGPVLRDSNRIDEKMLVESAMTKGQAHLLAISQRQSIGEAVTDVLVKRGNQEVVTSVAKNEGARFSGSGLLHMVRRAEGDSILAEQLGLRKDVPRHVFQQLIAKASEDVRRRLESERPEMMAHIQSSVTEVTGDLQSKFGPSSRSYFVAKRVVTTQYRQGNLNQDSISNYARQHRFDEVQIGLSLLSALPVDVIERALMDRNREMILVLCKALDFSWDTTMSLLFLGAKDHLITARELQDNEREYGRLKIETSRSILKFYQSRKTGAGADAGRQPELQVH, from the coding sequence ATGGACGGGGCGAAGACGCTTCTACAGGACCTGGACGACGCGATCGCGCGCGGCACCGACGAGAGCCGGGCGCGGGCATTGTGGCATGCGACCGACATCCTGATCACCGGCCGCTACAGCGACGACGAGATCAGCATGTTCGGCGACGTCATCGGCCGGCTCGCCGACGAGATCGAGGTCGCCGCGCGCGCGCAGCTGTCCGAAGTCATGTCGGCCTGCGATCACGCCCCGCTCAACGTCATCGAAAAGCTCGCCCTCGACGACGAGATCGCGGTTGCCGGTCCCGTGCTGCGCGACTCCAACCGGATCGACGAGAAGATGCTGGTCGAGAGCGCCATGACCAAAGGCCAGGCGCATCTGCTCGCGATCTCGCAGCGCCAGTCGATCGGCGAGGCCGTGACCGACGTGCTGGTCAAGCGCGGCAACCAGGAAGTCGTGACCTCGGTCGCAAAGAACGAGGGCGCGCGCTTCTCCGGCTCGGGCCTGCTGCACATGGTCCGCCGTGCCGAGGGCGATTCGATCCTTGCCGAGCAGCTTGGCCTGCGCAAGGACGTGCCGCGCCACGTCTTCCAGCAGCTGATCGCGAAGGCGTCGGAAGACGTCCGCCGCCGGCTCGAGTCCGAGCGGCCCGAGATGATGGCGCATATCCAGAGCTCGGTGACCGAGGTCACCGGCGACCTCCAGTCCAAGTTTGGCCCGTCCTCGCGCAGCTATTTCGTCGCCAAGCGGGTGGTGACGACGCAGTACCGTCAGGGCAATCTCAACCAGGATTCGATCTCGAACTATGCGCGCCAGCACCGCTTCGACGAGGTGCAGATCGGCCTGTCGCTGCTGTCGGCGCTGCCGGTCGACGTCATCGAGCGCGCGCTGATGGACCGCAACCGCGAGATGATCCTGGTGCTGTGCAAGGCCCTCGACTTCTCCTGGGACACGACGATGTCGCTGTTGTTCCTCGGCGCCAAGGATCATTTGATCACGGCGCGGGAGCTGCAGGACAACGAGCGCGAATATGGCCGGCTCAAGATCGAGACTTCGCGCAGCATTCTGAAGTTCTACCAGTCGCGCAAGACCGGCGCGGGTGCCGATGCGGGCCGTCAGCCCGAACTCCAAGTTCACTGA
- a CDS encoding MFS transporter — MRLPFFYGWVVVAVTFVTMAIGVNARTAFSLFFPPIISEFGWERGVTAGAFSFGFVASGVASPLIGRLMDRAGPRAVMELGVVLMGGGLLLAPLTSAPWHLYVTIGVMVGAGSVCLGYSGQSLFLPNWFIRKRGFAIGIAFAGVGIGSVTLLPWVQHMIEQTGWRTACTAMGLMVLIVLAPINLLLRKRPEDMGLQPDGDAAPVEGAAKAVSNIVDPVWAGTEWTLRRAVTTARFWWIALGYFCGLYIWYAVQVHQTKFLLDIGFSSGVAVWALGIVSLLGIPGQILLGHVSDRIGREWVWAISCAGFAICFAALMALKFSPSLWLIYLMVFTQGALGYGLTSIMGAVVFEIFQGRHQGSIFGTIMLAALAGGAAGPWVTGLLYDRTGDYTLAFGIAVIVSGLSALSIWQAAPGKVRAVAGRLHEIQGRSAQ; from the coding sequence ATGCGGCTTCCGTTCTTCTACGGCTGGGTCGTGGTCGCCGTGACCTTCGTCACCATGGCCATCGGCGTCAACGCGCGCACTGCCTTCTCGTTGTTCTTTCCGCCGATCATCTCCGAATTCGGCTGGGAGCGCGGCGTCACCGCGGGCGCCTTCTCCTTCGGCTTCGTGGCGTCGGGCGTCGCAAGCCCGCTGATCGGCCGCCTGATGGATCGCGCCGGCCCGCGCGCGGTGATGGAGCTCGGCGTCGTGCTGATGGGCGGCGGGCTGCTGCTCGCCCCGCTCACCAGCGCGCCCTGGCATCTCTACGTGACCATCGGCGTCATGGTCGGCGCCGGCTCGGTATGTCTCGGTTATTCCGGCCAATCGCTGTTCCTGCCGAACTGGTTCATCCGCAAGCGCGGCTTCGCCATCGGCATCGCCTTCGCTGGCGTCGGCATCGGCTCGGTGACGCTGCTGCCATGGGTGCAGCACATGATCGAGCAGACCGGCTGGCGCACCGCCTGCACCGCGATGGGGCTGATGGTCCTGATCGTGCTGGCGCCGATCAATCTGTTGCTGCGCAAGCGGCCCGAGGACATGGGCCTTCAGCCGGACGGCGATGCAGCGCCGGTCGAGGGCGCTGCCAAAGCCGTCTCCAACATCGTCGATCCCGTCTGGGCCGGCACCGAATGGACGCTGAGGCGCGCCGTTACGACGGCGCGGTTCTGGTGGATCGCGCTCGGCTATTTCTGCGGCCTGTACATCTGGTACGCAGTGCAGGTTCACCAGACCAAATTCCTGCTCGACATCGGCTTCAGCTCTGGCGTCGCCGTGTGGGCGCTCGGCATCGTCAGCCTGCTTGGCATTCCCGGCCAGATATTGCTCGGCCATGTCTCCGACCGGATCGGGCGAGAATGGGTTTGGGCGATCAGCTGTGCGGGCTTTGCGATCTGCTTCGCCGCGCTGATGGCGTTGAAATTCTCGCCGTCATTGTGGCTGATCTATCTCATGGTGTTCACCCAAGGCGCGCTCGGCTACGGCCTCACCTCGATCATGGGCGCGGTGGTGTTCGAGATCTTCCAGGGCAGGCACCAGGGCAGCATCTTCGGTACGATCATGCTGGCTGCGCTGGCGGGCGGCGCCGCCGGTCCCTGGGTGACCGGCCTTCTCTACGATCGCACCGGCGATTACACGCTCGCCTTCGGCATCGCGGTGATCGTGAGCGGCTTGTCGGCGCTCTCGATCTGGCAGGCGGCGCCGGGCAAGGTGCGGGCGGTGGCCGGACGGCTGCACGAGATCCAGGGTCGAAGCGCCCAGTAG
- a CDS encoding EAL domain-containing protein has protein sequence MSASDCLTEMPDVLLAALEHADDAIVIVNSARRIVHFNAGAERIWKLARADVLGRDAEILNLRCLQAEPIAEFRDEISLIRRDGSRIRAAISLASVANGGATHHAVFARDVTVEAERRARIALQDAVSDQTNRAVLITDTELGIRYTNAAFTSLFGYSAAEAKGRRATDLLAGRHTNRRALTRIVRSLTKGGPGREAEVLIYTKAGEEIWVCARIDAFRDGKSRVKYIFALLEDITETRQLRSLQQLIMGALADEVPIGEIADRLCRRVEEIAPDVVCSLLHVDAAGLIHPLGGPSLPEDYSRALDGVGIGPDVGSCGTAAFYGEPVLATDLDTDPRWQPYKAMPLAIGLRACWSTPVKAKDGRVIATFAFYYREPRAPSNWHRRIVEACVDLAAFAIERKEARAEIARLAYHDILTGLPNRAQLRHLITTAIDACPTGSHVALAFLDVDHFKDVNDTLGHAAGDELLVQLAQRLREQIGPDDMLGRLGGDEFVILLPQRNAQSAERLAARITEALAAPLRLGSRLMPMSASIGISLYPDHATDIDTLMQQADAAMYMAKQAGRSTHRLFSAEMNSLAEQRLALIAALRRAVAEGALSLSYQPQIRSCDGAIHGVEALARWRDAVLGDVSPAKFIPLAEECGLIEHIGLWSVREACRQMASWRRAGLNIPSVSVNLSPINFRSVALAARLKDILAEYELPSDALMLEITEGTFMQDGAAALETMNAIRELGVGLSVDDFGTGYSSLSRLAHLPIRELKIDRSFMRDIERDAGALAIATAVVRVGQGLGMTVVAEGVETEGQRKTLAELGCDVVQGFLYAPALPPVAFERWLIEHCAEQARAMLGRLDVAAAASAAVRRSA, from the coding sequence ATGTCTGCCTCCGACTGCCTTACGGAAATGCCGGACGTTCTGCTGGCTGCGCTCGAGCACGCCGACGATGCCATCGTCATCGTCAACAGCGCACGCCGCATCGTTCATTTCAACGCCGGTGCCGAGCGGATCTGGAAGCTCGCGCGCGCCGACGTGCTCGGCCGTGATGCCGAAATTCTCAACCTGAGGTGCCTTCAGGCTGAGCCGATCGCGGAGTTCCGCGACGAGATCAGCCTCATCCGTCGTGACGGCAGCCGGATCCGGGCGGCGATCTCTCTTGCGTCCGTTGCAAATGGCGGCGCGACTCATCACGCCGTGTTCGCGCGCGACGTCACCGTTGAAGCGGAACGCCGTGCGCGGATCGCGCTCCAAGACGCCGTCTCGGACCAGACCAACCGCGCCGTGCTCATCACCGACACCGAACTCGGGATCCGCTACACCAATGCGGCCTTCACCTCGCTGTTCGGCTATTCCGCCGCCGAGGCGAAGGGACGGCGGGCGACCGATCTGCTGGCCGGTCGCCACACCAACCGCCGGGCCCTGACGCGGATCGTACGGAGTCTCACCAAGGGTGGTCCGGGCCGCGAAGCCGAGGTCCTGATCTATACCAAGGCCGGCGAGGAAATCTGGGTCTGCGCCCGGATCGATGCCTTTCGCGACGGCAAGAGCCGGGTCAAGTACATCTTCGCGCTGCTCGAGGACATCACTGAGACCAGGCAGCTGCGCTCGCTCCAGCAACTCATCATGGGCGCGCTCGCCGACGAGGTGCCGATCGGCGAGATCGCCGACCGGCTCTGCCGCCGCGTCGAGGAAATCGCGCCCGACGTCGTCTGTTCGCTGCTCCACGTCGACGCCGCCGGACTGATTCATCCGCTCGGCGGCCCCAGCTTGCCCGAGGATTATTCCCGTGCGCTGGACGGGGTGGGCATTGGTCCCGATGTCGGCTCCTGCGGCACTGCGGCCTTTTACGGCGAACCCGTGCTTGCGACCGATCTCGACACCGATCCGCGCTGGCAACCCTACAAGGCCATGCCGCTCGCGATCGGCCTGCGTGCGTGCTGGTCGACGCCAGTCAAGGCCAAGGATGGCCGCGTCATCGCGACCTTCGCCTTCTACTATCGGGAGCCGCGCGCGCCCAGCAATTGGCACCGGCGCATCGTCGAGGCCTGCGTCGATCTTGCAGCCTTCGCCATCGAGCGCAAGGAAGCGCGCGCCGAGATCGCGCGGCTCGCCTATCACGACATCCTCACCGGGCTGCCGAACCGCGCGCAGCTGCGGCACCTGATCACCACCGCGATTGATGCCTGTCCGACCGGCAGCCATGTCGCGCTCGCGTTCCTCGACGTCGATCATTTCAAGGACGTCAACGACACGCTGGGCCATGCCGCCGGCGACGAGCTGCTGGTCCAGCTCGCGCAGCGCCTGCGCGAGCAGATCGGGCCAGACGACATGCTGGGGCGGCTCGGCGGCGACGAATTCGTCATCCTGCTGCCGCAGCGCAACGCGCAATCCGCCGAGCGCCTGGCCGCGAGGATCACCGAAGCGCTCGCCGCACCCTTGCGGCTCGGATCGAGGCTGATGCCGATGTCGGCCAGCATCGGCATCAGCCTCTATCCCGATCATGCCACGGACATCGACACTTTGATGCAGCAGGCCGACGCTGCCATGTACATGGCCAAGCAGGCCGGACGCTCGACCCACCGCCTGTTCAGCGCGGAGATGAACAGCTTGGCCGAGCAGCGGCTGGCGCTGATCGCGGCGCTCCGCCGCGCCGTCGCGGAGGGCGCGCTGAGCCTCAGCTACCAGCCGCAGATCCGCAGCTGCGACGGCGCGATCCACGGCGTCGAGGCGCTGGCGCGCTGGCGCGATGCCGTGCTCGGCGACGTCTCGCCGGCAAAGTTCATTCCGCTTGCCGAGGAATGCGGCCTGATCGAGCACATCGGCCTGTGGTCGGTGCGCGAAGCCTGCCGGCAGATGGCGAGCTGGCGCCGCGCCGGGCTCAACATTCCCAGCGTGTCGGTGAATCTGTCGCCGATCAATTTCCGCAGCGTCGCGCTCGCGGCGCGGCTCAAGGACATCCTCGCCGAATACGAGTTGCCGTCGGATGCCCTGATGCTCGAGATCACCGAAGGCACGTTCATGCAGGACGGCGCCGCCGCGCTTGAGACCATGAACGCGATCCGCGAGCTCGGCGTCGGCCTCTCGGTCGACGATTTCGGCACCGGCTATTCGAGCCTCAGCCGGCTCGCGCATCTGCCGATCCGCGAGCTCAAGATCGACCGCAGTTTTATGCGCGACATCGAGCGCGACGCCGGCGCGCTGGCGATCGCCACTGCGGTGGTGCGCGTCGGCCAGGGCCTCGGCATGACCGTGGTCGCCGAAGGCGTCGAAACCGAGGGCCAGCGCAAGACGCTGGCCGAGCTCGGCTGCGACGTCGTCCAGGGCTTCCTCTACGCCCCCGCACTTCCTCCCGTCGCCTTCGAGCGCTGGCTGATCGAGCACTGCGCCGAGCAGGCGAGGGCGATGCTCGGCCGGCTGGATGTGGCGGCGGCGGCAAGCGCTGCGGTGAGGCGGTCGGCGTAG
- a CDS encoding AsmA family protein: MQTTLLGLAIAFIIALLAALIGPYYIDWNQFRPQFEAEATRIIGVPVRVAGELDARLLPAPTLRLRSVTFGGNNDLGRLRADKLDVEFSLGSLMRGEWRATELSVGGMAVDLGLDARGRVDLPSIASGTFNLASLAIERLNLTGRIALHDAASRSTLELSDIAFAGDVRSLAGAVRGEGSFSASGVRYPFRISSGPSADGNATRLHLNIDPGERAILADLDGVLAFENRLPKFDGTLTLAAPATRKAGEAGPMPWKLTTRLKADPAGAKFEQIDASFGSEDAALKFGGVGDLKFGASPLLRAVLSARQVDADKLTAKDNAKDDADPQRVLPALRAGLAAIPQAPIPAQIEFNSDQIMLGGRPLQNITAELQTDGRSWTFRRLELRAPGMTQLSLNGATPGADSFSGRLSVESSDPDTLVAWLQGRSEVNRRSTRPLRLAGDVTIAANHLAIERLKAEIDGGAVEGRIAFVQTGASKGSRIDAELKADRLDLDAAAGFARALAGPQGEWPEEAKLSLDIGRAISAGQELRPFAAKLGYGPAALSLEQLRFGQAGGVTTEANGSFDRRNATGKLALKSSANSLRELTALIEPFAPAVRARFDAIPALPGATRLKLDLSLDKNAEHADRSNARLVFDLDAPQLKASATLAAQTPVAAVSGIDIDRLRNSDFTLDSKVSAPQAGALLALLGLDRIVAAGDGASQFEGKVTGTWQKPLQLSAKLAGGGLDADAQGTFDWSASKGSANLRVRSVNLAPLLGTGAADKSTQNVSLSARVGLSGNRLTFDDLDSSAAGSHLRGHLTVTLDQEKSVDGEVGLDTLDLAPALALAIGAAGRESGEPLSPGLVSGWRGRIAFQALRGTLPGGIELRPVGGTIRSDGQSLAFDALKGNVGGGEMSASLDARNGASGLTVNTRIELRNVDATTLRYRDLSLPKGRASVQMALTSQGRSVEALTGALAGNGTVTLDAAEIAGLNPRAFEIAIRASDGGQVADDNRLRQLVEPALSAGSIAVTSAQIPFTIRDGRLRVGATALEAKNARAIVSGGYDIPADQADIRASLTPIMTGLSGAPPEIQLFAAGPPGRLNRTIDLAPLSSWLAVRTIDRETRRLDAIERGEPPPATAALPTLVSPDGAPEQAPAVVPLPGQDPRRMPSKQKAAPTPKAPQAAPAAPNPALTSPPLASQQLAPLPPPIDVKPAPGPPPAKPRPKPPLVLTPQNP; this comes from the coding sequence GTGCAGACGACGCTGCTCGGATTGGCGATTGCCTTCATCATTGCGCTGCTGGCCGCGCTGATCGGGCCGTACTACATCGACTGGAACCAGTTTCGGCCCCAGTTCGAGGCGGAGGCGACCAGGATCATCGGCGTGCCGGTGCGGGTGGCGGGGGAGCTCGACGCGCGGCTCCTGCCGGCGCCGACGCTGCGGCTGCGGTCGGTCACGTTCGGCGGCAACAACGATCTCGGCCGCCTGCGCGCTGACAAGCTCGACGTCGAATTCAGCCTGGGCTCCCTGATGCGCGGCGAATGGCGCGCCACCGAGCTGTCGGTGGGCGGCATGGCGGTCGATCTCGGCCTCGACGCGCGCGGACGGGTCGATCTGCCGTCCATCGCGAGCGGGACCTTCAATCTCGCCTCGCTCGCCATCGAGCGGCTCAATCTCACCGGTCGCATCGCCCTGCACGATGCCGCCAGCCGTTCGACGCTGGAGCTGAGCGACATCGCCTTCGCCGGTGACGTGCGCTCGCTGGCCGGCGCGGTCCGCGGCGAGGGCAGTTTCAGCGCGAGCGGGGTGCGCTATCCCTTCCGCATTTCCTCCGGCCCGAGCGCCGACGGCAACGCCACCCGCCTTCACCTCAACATCGACCCGGGCGAGCGCGCCATTCTCGCCGATCTCGACGGCGTGCTCGCCTTCGAAAACCGCCTGCCGAAATTCGACGGCACGCTGACGCTCGCGGCCCCCGCGACCAGGAAGGCGGGTGAGGCGGGGCCGATGCCTTGGAAGCTCACGACCAGGCTCAAGGCCGATCCGGCCGGCGCCAAATTCGAGCAGATCGACGCCAGCTTCGGCTCCGAGGACGCCGCGCTCAAATTCGGCGGCGTCGGCGACCTCAAATTCGGCGCCTCGCCGCTCTTGCGCGCGGTGCTGTCGGCGCGCCAGGTCGATGCGGACAAGCTGACCGCCAAGGATAATGCGAAGGACGATGCCGACCCGCAGCGCGTCCTGCCGGCGCTGCGGGCAGGGCTCGCCGCGATTCCGCAGGCGCCGATCCCGGCGCAGATCGAGTTCAACTCCGACCAGATCATGCTGGGCGGCCGCCCGCTCCAGAACATCACCGCCGAGCTTCAGACCGACGGACGCTCCTGGACCTTCCGGCGGCTCGAGCTGCGCGCGCCCGGCATGACGCAGCTCTCGCTCAACGGCGCAACGCCCGGCGCCGACAGTTTCAGCGGCCGCCTCAGCGTCGAATCCTCCGACCCTGACACGCTGGTGGCCTGGCTTCAGGGTCGCAGCGAGGTCAACCGCCGCAGCACGCGGCCGCTGCGCCTTGCCGGCGATGTCACCATCGCCGCGAACCATCTCGCCATCGAGCGGCTGAAGGCCGAAATCGACGGCGGCGCGGTGGAAGGCCGCATCGCCTTCGTGCAAACAGGCGCGAGCAAGGGCTCGCGCATCGATGCCGAGCTCAAGGCCGACCGTCTCGACCTCGATGCTGCCGCAGGGTTCGCGCGTGCGCTCGCGGGGCCGCAAGGCGAATGGCCGGAAGAGGCAAAGCTGTCGCTCGATATCGGCCGCGCCATCTCGGCCGGACAGGAGCTGCGGCCATTCGCGGCAAAGCTCGGCTATGGTCCGGCGGCGCTCTCGCTGGAGCAGTTGCGGTTCGGCCAGGCCGGCGGTGTGACCACGGAGGCGAACGGCAGTTTCGATCGCAGGAACGCCACCGGTAAGCTCGCGCTCAAATCGTCGGCGAATTCGCTGCGCGAGCTCACGGCGCTGATCGAGCCGTTTGCGCCTGCGGTGCGCGCGCGCTTCGATGCCATCCCGGCGCTGCCGGGCGCGACCCGCCTCAAGCTCGACCTCAGCCTCGACAAGAACGCCGAGCATGCCGATCGCAGCAACGCGCGCCTCGTGTTCGATCTCGACGCGCCGCAGCTCAAGGCAAGCGCGACGCTGGCGGCGCAGACGCCGGTGGCCGCCGTCAGCGGTATCGACATCGACCGCCTGCGCAACAGCGACTTCACACTCGATTCGAAGGTGTCGGCGCCGCAGGCTGGAGCGCTGCTGGCATTGCTCGGCCTGGATCGCATCGTCGCCGCAGGCGACGGAGCTTCGCAGTTCGAAGGCAAGGTGACGGGCACGTGGCAGAAGCCGCTGCAATTGAGCGCAAAGCTCGCCGGCGGCGGTCTGGATGCGGACGCCCAGGGCACCTTCGACTGGTCGGCATCCAAGGGCAGCGCGAATCTGCGCGTCCGCAGCGTCAATCTGGCACCGCTGCTCGGGACCGGTGCGGCCGACAAATCCACGCAGAACGTCAGCCTGTCCGCTCGCGTCGGGCTGTCGGGCAATCGCCTGACCTTCGACGATCTCGACAGCAGCGCGGCCGGCTCGCATCTGCGCGGCCATCTCACCGTGACGCTCGATCAGGAGAAGAGCGTCGACGGCGAGGTGGGTCTCGATACGCTCGATCTTGCCCCGGCGCTCGCATTGGCGATCGGTGCGGCCGGCCGCGAGTCCGGCGAGCCGCTGAGTCCGGGGCTCGTCAGTGGATGGCGCGGCCGCATCGCCTTCCAGGCGCTGCGCGGCACGCTGCCCGGTGGCATCGAGCTGCGCCCCGTCGGCGGCACGATCCGCAGCGACGGCCAGTCGCTCGCGTTCGATGCGCTCAAGGGCAATGTCGGCGGCGGCGAGATGTCGGCAAGTCTCGATGCCCGCAATGGCGCGAGTGGCCTGACGGTGAATACCCGCATCGAGCTTCGCAACGTCGATGCGACCACGCTGCGCTATCGCGATCTGTCGCTGCCAAAGGGACGCGCCTCGGTGCAGATGGCGCTGACCAGCCAGGGCCGCAGCGTCGAGGCTCTCACCGGTGCGCTCGCGGGCAACGGCACCGTGACGCTCGATGCGGCCGAAATCGCCGGCCTCAATCCGCGCGCCTTTGAGATCGCGATCCGTGCCAGCGACGGCGGCCAGGTCGCCGACGACAATCGGCTGCGGCAGCTGGTCGAGCCTGCGCTGTCGGCAGGCTCGATCGCGGTGACCTCGGCGCAGATCCCGTTCACCATCCGCGACGGCCGCCTGCGCGTCGGCGCGACCGCGCTGGAAGCGAAGAACGCCCGCGCCATCGTCTCCGGCGGCTACGACATTCCCGCCGACCAGGCCGATATCCGCGCCAGCCTGACGCCGATCATGACCGGTCTCTCCGGCGCCCCGCCCGAGATTCAGCTGTTCGCGGCAGGCCCGCCCGGCAGGCTGAACCGAACCATCGATCTGGCGCCGCTGTCCTCGTGGCTCGCGGTGCGCACCATCGATCGCGAGACGCGCCGGCTCGATGCGATCGAGCGCGGCGAGCCGCCGCCCGCCACCGCCGCGCTGCCGACGCTGGTGTCTCCTGATGGCGCGCCCGAGCAGGCGCCGGCCGTTGTGCCGTTGCCCGGACAGGATCCGCGCCGCATGCCGTCCAAGCAGAAGGCGGCGCCGACGCCGAAAGCGCCGCAGGCGGCCCCCGCCGCGCCAAACCCCGCATTGACAAGCCCGCCATTGGCGAGCCAGCAGCTTGCACCGCTGCCGCCGCCGATCGACGTGAAGCCGGCCCCGGGCCCGCCGCCCGCAAAGCCGAGGCCAAAGCCGCCATTGGTGCTGACGCCGCAGAATCCGTGA
- a CDS encoding TetR/AcrR family transcriptional regulator produces MSRVRTRPTRDDTRDKLFEAAARVFEADGIGGASIEAIAAAAGFTRGAFYSNFKSKDELIIAMLEDHVEQSIRRNMDILAQHDNLDDFIAALKTMDRSRQDPLGRSPLLHMEMILFVARAEKRRPELAKRLRARRKLVADIIEATLKSNGRNSALNPPWMASVVLALEDGFRLHRLIDPETTPADSFLRAITDLRRRTGLAGG; encoded by the coding sequence ATGTCAAGGGTGAGAACCAGGCCGACCAGGGACGATACGCGCGACAAGCTGTTCGAGGCCGCCGCGCGCGTGTTCGAGGCGGACGGCATCGGCGGCGCCAGCATTGAGGCGATCGCGGCCGCGGCGGGGTTCACCCGCGGCGCGTTCTATTCCAACTTCAAGAGCAAGGACGAATTGATCATCGCCATGCTCGAGGACCATGTCGAGCAGTCGATCCGGCGCAACATGGATATCCTTGCCCAGCACGACAATCTCGACGATTTCATCGCGGCGCTGAAGACGATGGACCGCAGCAGGCAGGATCCGCTCGGCCGCTCGCCGCTGCTGCACATGGAGATGATCCTGTTCGTCGCGCGCGCCGAGAAGCGCCGGCCTGAGCTTGCCAAACGCCTGCGCGCGCGACGCAAGCTGGTCGCCGACATCATCGAGGCGACGCTGAAGAGCAACGGCAGGAACAGCGCGCTGAACCCACCCTGGATGGCCTCGGTGGTGCTCGCGCTGGAAGACGGCTTTCGCCTGCATCGGCTGATCGATCCCGAGACGACGCCGGCCGACAGCTTCCTGCGCGCGATCACGGATTTGCGGCGCAGGACGGGGCTGGCGGGAGGGTAG
- a CDS encoding cytochrome P450, with translation MNEQVQPAGGKPLFNPLSPDFIRDPYPHYERLRTLDPVHLTPFGQFVTSRHADVSLVLRDKRFGKDFVERSKRRYGDKIMDEPVFRSMGHWMLQADPPDHTRLRGLVVKAFTARRVEDMRPRIQQIVDQTIDAVIERGHMDLIEDFAFRLPVTIICDMLGIPEEHRETFYKSSRDGGRLLDPVPLSPEEIRKGNEGNLMAQMYFRQLFELRRKNPGDDLITQLVQAEEDGNKLTNEELTANIILLFGAGHETTVNLIGNGLLALHRNPDQLALLKARPELMPGAIEEFLRYDSSVQMTGRVALEDIDDLDGVRIPKGETVLCLLGSANRDPALYPDRPDRLDVTRQNVKPLSFGGGIHFCLGAQLARIEAEIAIATLLRRLPDLRIDDVENPQWRPTFVLRGLTRLPASW, from the coding sequence ATGAACGAGCAAGTGCAACCCGCCGGCGGCAAGCCGTTGTTCAACCCGCTGTCGCCGGATTTCATCCGCGATCCCTATCCGCATTATGAGCGGCTGCGCACGCTCGATCCGGTTCACCTGACGCCGTTCGGCCAGTTCGTCACCAGCCGCCACGCCGATGTCAGCCTCGTGCTGCGCGACAAGCGTTTCGGCAAGGATTTCGTCGAGCGCTCCAAGCGCCGCTATGGCGACAAGATCATGGACGAGCCGGTGTTCCGCAGCATGGGCCACTGGATGCTGCAGGCCGATCCGCCCGATCACACCCGCCTACGCGGCCTGGTCGTGAAGGCCTTCACCGCGCGCCGCGTCGAGGACATGCGCCCGCGCATCCAGCAGATCGTCGACCAGACCATCGATGCCGTGATCGAGCGCGGCCACATGGATCTGATCGAGGATTTCGCCTTCCGCCTGCCGGTGACCATCATCTGCGACATGCTCGGCATTCCCGAGGAGCACCGCGAGACCTTCTACAAGAGCTCGCGTGACGGCGGGCGGCTGCTCGATCCCGTGCCGCTCTCGCCCGAGGAGATCAGGAAGGGCAACGAGGGCAACCTGATGGCCCAGATGTATTTCCGGCAGCTGTTCGAGCTGCGCCGCAAAAATCCCGGCGACGATCTCATCACCCAGCTCGTGCAGGCCGAGGAGGACGGCAACAAGCTTACCAACGAGGAGCTGACTGCCAACATCATCCTGTTGTTCGGCGCCGGCCACGAGACCACCGTCAATCTGATCGGCAACGGCCTGCTGGCGCTGCACCGCAATCCGGACCAGCTCGCGCTCCTGAAGGCGCGGCCCGAGCTGATGCCGGGCGCGATCGAGGAATTCCTGCGCTACGATTCCTCGGTGCAGATGACGGGCCGCGTCGCGCTGGAGGACATCGACGATCTCGACGGCGTCAGGATCCCCAAGGGCGAGACCGTGCTCTGCCTGCTGGGCTCGGCCAACCGCGATCCCGCGCTCTACCCCGACAGGCCCGACCGGCTGGACGTCACCCGCCAGAACGTCAAGCCGTTGTCGTTCGGCGGCGGCATCCATTTCTGCCTGGGCGCCCAATTGGCGCGCATCGAGGCCGAGATCGCCATCGCGACGCTGCTGCGCCGGCTGCCGGATCTGCGCATCGACGACGTCGAAAATCCGCAATGGCGGCCGACCTTCGTGCTGCGCGGGTTGACGCGGCTGCCGGCGAGCTGGTGA